The following nucleotide sequence is from Apium graveolens cultivar Ventura chromosome 4, ASM990537v1, whole genome shotgun sequence.
GTACATTTATGTCTAATTTTGAAGAGAAAATTGCATTTTGCACCCCTTATATTTGGCCAAAACTCAATTTTGTATACTTATTTTCATAAATTACAGTTTGCATCCCCTTACTTTGAAATTCGCTTCAACATGTACTCTTTTTGCCTAATTTTTTAGCCCAAATTGTTATCTCCGACAATATATCTTATATTTTTTCTTCAATAATAGATTACATATGTTGTTGAAGACAATAATTTGGGCAAAAAAATAGACAAAATTTGGCAAAAAATTGAAGCGGATTTCAAAGTAGAGGGTGCAAACTGCAAtttatgaaaataagtatataaaATTGATTTTTGGCCAAATATAAAGGTGCAAAATGCAATTCTCTCAATTTTAAAATAGGGATATGAAATATCTTTACTTCGCTTTACCTATTAATTAGAAATATGTCTCATAAAACAAAATTTCATATACTATATATATCATGCATACGTAGGATTATGTTCAAGTTTAAAACTGCGCATGATAAAATGTAGACATATTCCACAAACCTTGTTATTCCAAGACAAACGAACTATTTTTCAATGGAATTATGTTGAAAGAGAGACGGGTATTTTGCTTGTACGTATGTATGGCGCCAGGGGGTGCATGACGTCTACACACAAAAAAAAAAACTCGTTTTTCGCTTCCGTTATCTCACTGTTTTATATCCACCTCTGTCTTTTTTCGTTTCTTCATCTATTTTGCTCTCAAAACCAATTCAATCAACTTAACACTAAATTCTCAATATCCCCCCCCCCAGAGATATTCAATTAATTTTCTCAGGCCTATACATATACCCGGCTTCAATGGCGTTTGCATAAAGCTGCTTAATTTTAATGTAAAAAACCAACGATGTTGGGGTTCTTATTCCTCAATTATTCAGGCCTTTAAGCTAAATGATCCTCAGTTTATAAATGTTACGAGAATAAAATGCAATTTGGCTTGTCATTGTTATCTCTTCCTCTCAGAGCAATATTGCTCGGTCAGCTATGTATAAGATGATCACAGTCTTAAAGCTATAGCATCTGTGGGTATTCAGGCCAACATTAGTTAATTCTTACGTCCTCTACAAGCCTCTCTACATAATTCCATTGCAAACTAGTTTGTTTGCCTTGACTTGACAACACTCATGGAATATACAAGGATCCAAACTGTGTATATATAAGCAGTGGCAACTTGGAGTTAGTTTCGAGTTTTGCAACTTGCAGAGTTGAACCTGAAAGTTAATTAGAGTATAAATTCACGAAACTGATACTACTAAAGGAAGATTCTATTTTGTGCAATTCTTGCATTCAGATATTCTATTTCTAGCTACTACATGAATATGATATTAATCGCTCTACAAATTCCTAGTTTTGGCAAAAGGAAGCAGCCATCCTAAGGCAACAACTACAAGCACTGCAAGAAAATCATCGGTAATTTTCACTATATATGTTAATCTGGTTTAAAAACTGATGGTGATATCTAATGATTACATATTATTGATGTAGTACTAAGTACGTATCCTGCATGTTATTATTCCTTTATTGATATTCATTACAAAGAGTTTATAGCTCAAAACTCATCATGAACATGCTTACTGTGCGATTTTAATTATTGGGCCAGGCAACTGATGGGAAAGGAACTTTATGGCTTGAGCGTCAGAGACCTGCAAAATCTAGAAAATCAATTGGAAATAAGCCTGCAAGGGGTCCGGATGAAAAAGGTCAGAAAACCTAAATTTGATGATGCAGGATTCCCGAGTTCATTCATATATTATATAGTGTGAAAATATCAAGACTCATTTCCTAAGATTATTCTGGCTAGGATTACGGTTCATTTCTGATGCATAATGTTGGTCAATTTGCAGGACGAGATATTGATGGATGAGATACAACAGCTACAAACAAAGGTTTTCTCGGACATTAATATATAAAGTTTCTCAGCCttaaattttttgaaatgatATGCTGAATGATTACTATTAGTTACAATGAGCTTATTTGAAATTTTATTACAGGGAAATCTTCTTCACCAAGAAAATATAGAACTCTATAAAAAGGTAAACCTCATTCGTCAAGAAAACATGGAAATAAACAAGAAGGTATATATCTAGATATCATGTTGGCAGCTGCTTACTAACGATAGTAATTTGAAGGCCACCCTATTAATCGTGCCCGGAAATCCTGATCACTTACTCACAGCCGAGGATAATTGTTGCCAAAGCCATTGCTTAACTAATGAAAGGTTTATCTCTTCTTATTAGATCTATGGAAGAGATGCAATAGTACGTGACAGGAACTACTTGATTCCCTGCGACTTGAGCATTATGGAGGACCCTCGGGTTCCTGTCCGTCTCCAGCTCTGCTTGCCGGAGCAACGAAGTATTAAGGTACCAGAAACACGCGGCCCGAAATCAAGGTAAACTTTTATATGTTCACCATCCATGTCCTTTAGATTAAGTACAGTACCTTAAGGAATGTGAGTACAGTTTTGAAATGAAATTCAagaaattttattataaatagTACATGTAGACATTCGGGTATATGAATATATGACAATACTAACCGGTAACATTCCAATAAAAAAAGAGATTATATAAAGGAGGAGACCGTCATTTAATCGACCCGACCCTGGCTGACTCTAATCTTTGTGATTAGGTATATTTACTAAAAAATCCATTTCACCGCAGGTGACATAAATTTGCATTGGCGGAATTTAACTACACTGGAAGCATAGGATATATATCACCAACAAATGTTACATATCCAAGGGCGGTAGTTGCTTGAAGGGAATTCCGCTCAATTATTTACAAACACAATGTGTATTATTA
It contains:
- the LOC141716904 gene encoding MADS-box transcription factor 23-like isoform X1; its protein translation is MGRGKIAIRRIDNSTNRQVTFSKRRSGLLKKAKELSILCDAEVGVVVFSSTDKLYEFSNTSMKSVIDRYQKAKDGDNQLPTPDKEVKFWQKEAAILRQQLQALQENHRQLMGKELYGLSVRDLQNLENQLEISLQGVRMKKDEILMDEIQQLQTKGNLLHQENIELYKKVNLIRQENMEINKKIYGRDAIVRDRNYLIPCDLSIMEDPRVPVRLQLCLPEQRSIKVPETRGPKSR
- the LOC141716904 gene encoding MADS-box transcription factor 23-like isoform X2, translating into MGRGKIAIRRIDNSTNRQVTFSKRRSGLLKKAKELSILCDAEVGVVVFSSTDKLYEFSNTSMKSVIDRYQKAKDGDNQLPTPDKEVKFWQKEAAILRQQLQALQENHRQLMGKELYGLSVRDLQNLENQLEISLQGVRMKKDEILMDEIQQLQTKGNLLHQENIELYKKIYGRDAIVRDRNYLIPCDLSIMEDPRVPVRLQLCLPEQRSIKVPETRGPKSR